One Qiania dongpingensis genomic window carries:
- a CDS encoding class II fructose-bisphosphate aldolase translates to MALSNYVELLNYAKEHKITIGAFNALNLEILQALVSAASRKDAPIIVQTYHKHVDFAGADYMRAIAEVASTHSKVKIAMGLDHGRSYEQAKLCIDAGYSGVMIDLASEDYDYNVKETCRVVEAAHARGISVEAELGTISDADRTPEEIALGYTDPEIARRFVKDTGIDCLAVSIGTAHGVYKYTPKINFDLLKELIDTVSCPIVVHGGSGTPDEDVTEMVRMGIAKLNVGTDFFIAYNEALYAFYKEHGARCDIADALETARTAVEKVAEQRLDILTQFRV, encoded by the coding sequence ACAAAATCACAATAGGGGCGTTCAATGCTCTGAATCTGGAGATCCTGCAGGCACTGGTGTCTGCAGCCAGCCGGAAGGACGCTCCCATCATCGTACAGACGTATCATAAGCACGTGGATTTCGCCGGGGCGGATTACATGCGCGCCATCGCGGAAGTGGCTTCCACCCATTCAAAAGTGAAAATCGCCATGGGCCTGGATCACGGACGTTCCTACGAGCAGGCAAAGCTCTGCATTGACGCGGGATACAGCGGAGTGATGATCGATCTGGCCTCCGAGGATTATGATTATAATGTGAAGGAGACCTGCCGGGTGGTAGAGGCGGCACATGCCAGGGGAATCTCCGTGGAAGCGGAGCTGGGCACCATTTCCGATGCGGACAGGACGCCGGAGGAGATCGCTCTGGGCTATACAGATCCGGAGATAGCGAGACGATTTGTAAAGGATACCGGCATCGACTGCCTGGCTGTTTCCATCGGGACGGCTCACGGCGTGTATAAGTATACCCCTAAGATCAACTTTGATCTGCTGAAGGAGCTGATCGATACGGTATCCTGCCCCATCGTCGTGCACGGAGGCTCCGGGACGCCGGATGAGGACGTGACGGAAATGGTCCGCATGGGAATAGCGAAGCTGAACGTCGGGACCGACTTCTTTATCGCCTATAACGAGGCGCTCTATGCGTTCTACAAGGAACACGGAGCCCGCTGCGATATCGCGGACGCGCTGGAGACAGCAAGGACAGCCGTGGAAAAAGTGGCGGAGCAGAGGCTGGATATCCTGACACAGTTCCGGGTATAA